A window of Sphingorhabdus lacus contains these coding sequences:
- the tldD gene encoding metalloprotease TldD, which produces MTYTDPRSYLYQPGLLDPDAAQRLTREALKACDDGELYLQYSATESFGFDDGRLKMADYSTGSGFGLRGVSGEMTGFSHANDMSEAAIRRAGETLKLLDPAKDQPAAPPRKNNRHLYTDGNPLELVPFAQKVALCQKIDAAARARDPRVAQVSVSLSGSWTVVEIVRADGFIATDVRPLVRLNVSIVAQDGDRRESGNYGFGGRYLYDKLFEDHEWEHAIDEALAQALTNLRSVAAPAGEMTVLLGPGWPGVLLHEAVGHGLEGDFNRKGSSVFSGKIGQRVAAPGVTVVDDGTMLNRRGSLSIDDEGTPTQENVLIEDGILRAYMQDRMNARLMGVEPTGNGRRESYAHAPMPRMTNTFMRGGNDDPAELLSRVKNGIFAKSFGGGQVDIVSGKFVFSCTEAYLVKDGKLGDPIKGATLIGDGFTALNNVTGIGNDMALDEGVGICGKAGQSVPAGVGQPTTLVSALTVGGTAG; this is translated from the coding sequence ATGACTTATACCGATCCCCGTTCCTATCTGTATCAACCCGGCCTGCTTGACCCCGATGCGGCCCAGCGTTTGACGCGCGAGGCGCTCAAGGCCTGCGATGACGGGGAGCTCTATCTGCAATATAGCGCGACCGAAAGTTTCGGTTTTGACGATGGCCGTCTGAAAATGGCGGATTATTCCACCGGCTCGGGATTCGGCCTGCGCGGTGTTTCGGGCGAGATGACGGGGTTCAGCCATGCCAATGATATGAGCGAGGCCGCCATCCGGCGTGCGGGCGAAACATTGAAGCTGCTTGACCCCGCCAAGGATCAGCCTGCCGCCCCGCCGCGCAAGAATAACCGGCACCTTTATACCGACGGCAATCCGCTGGAACTGGTGCCCTTTGCGCAAAAGGTCGCGCTCTGCCAGAAAATCGATGCCGCCGCCCGCGCCCGCGATCCGCGCGTCGCCCAAGTCAGCGTCAGCCTGTCGGGCAGCTGGACCGTCGTCGAGATCGTGCGCGCCGATGGCTTCATCGCCACCGATGTGCGCCCGCTTGTGCGGCTGAACGTCTCCATCGTTGCGCAGGATGGCGATCGGCGCGAAAGCGGCAATTATGGTTTTGGCGGTCGCTATCTGTACGACAAGCTGTTCGAGGACCATGAATGGGAACATGCCATTGACGAGGCTTTGGCACAGGCGCTCACCAATTTGCGGTCGGTTGCGGCCCCGGCGGGCGAGATGACCGTCCTGCTCGGACCGGGCTGGCCCGGCGTCCTTCTGCATGAGGCAGTGGGCCATGGTCTGGAAGGCGATTTCAACCGCAAAGGCTCGTCGGTCTTTTCGGGCAAGATCGGCCAGCGCGTCGCTGCGCCCGGCGTAACAGTGGTCGACGACGGCACGATGCTGAACCGGCGCGGGTCGCTGTCGATTGATGATGAAGGCACGCCGACGCAGGAAAATGTCCTGATCGAAGACGGCATTTTGCGCGCCTATATGCAGGACCGCATGAACGCGCGCCTGATGGGTGTGGAGCCGACCGGCAATGGCCGCCGCGAAAGCTACGCCCATGCGCCAATGCCGCGCATGACCAATACCTTCATGCGGGGTGGAAATGATGATCCTGCCGAACTTTTGAGCCGCGTTAAAAACGGCATCTTCGCCAAAAGCTTTGGCGGCGGGCAGGTCGATATCGTGTCGGGCAAATTCGTGTTCAGCTGCACCGAGGCTTATCTGGTCAAGGATGGAAAGCTGGGCGATCCGATCAAGGGCGCAACGTTGATTGGCGATGGTTTCACCGCGCTCAACAATGTGACCGGCATCGGCAATGATATGGCGCTGGACGAAGGCGTTGGCATTTGCGGCAAGGCGGGTCAAAGCGTCCCTGCGGGCGTCGGGCAACCGACGACGCTGGTCAGCGCGCTGACGGTCGGAGGCACTGCGGGGTAA
- a CDS encoding pyridoxamine 5'-phosphate oxidase family protein: MSEFTDALTTKHVEMIGKQPIFFTATAAADGRINLSPKGYDSFRVLSPTRVAYLDLGGSGNETHAHLAADGRITIMFCDFDRPALILRIYGRGRPVLPQDDEWEALAAHFTILPGTRQIFVIDVESVQSSCGWGVPFMTLDRERDTLTKYHAQADPDAWMTKTKGRTKSIDGLPTRPTDRYFGPVN; this comes from the coding sequence ATGTCTGAATTTACCGATGCCCTGACCACCAAGCATGTCGAGATGATCGGCAAGCAACCGATATTCTTTACAGCAACTGCTGCCGCCGATGGCCGGATCAATCTGTCGCCGAAAGGATATGACAGCTTCCGCGTGCTGTCGCCGACCCGGGTTGCCTATCTCGATTTGGGCGGGTCCGGGAATGAGACGCATGCCCATCTGGCGGCGGATGGACGCATCACCATCATGTTCTGCGACTTTGACCGGCCGGCATTGATATTGCGGATCTATGGTCGTGGTCGGCCCGTCTTGCCACAGGATGACGAATGGGAAGCACTTGCCGCCCATTTCACCATCCTGCCCGGCACACGACAGATTTTTGTGATCGACGTGGAAAGCGTTCAAAGCAGTTGCGGCTGGGGCGTCCCCTTCATGACGCTGGACCGTGAGCGCGATACGCTGACCAAATATCATGCCCAGGCCGATCCGGACGCGTGGATGACGAAAACCAAGGGCCGGACAAAGAGCATTGACGGATTGCCGACCAGACCGACCGATCGTTATTTCGGCCCTGTAAACTAG
- a CDS encoding DUF2007 domain-containing protein — MSLVELARYPNGIEAEIARTLLESHGLLAVTFDAGMNIADSAAFAIPVRLMVHEDERDEAEMILREADSA, encoded by the coding sequence ATGTCACTGGTCGAACTCGCCCGTTATCCAAACGGCATAGAGGCGGAAATCGCCCGCACACTTCTCGAATCCCACGGGCTGCTCGCGGTCACCTTTGATGCCGGAATGAATATTGCCGACAGCGCCGCATTCGCCATCCCGGTCCGCCTGATGGTGCACGAGGATGAACGGGACGAGGCCGAAATGATTCTGCGCGAGGCGGACAGCGCATGA
- a CDS encoding endonuclease/exonuclease/phosphatase family protein encodes MSHAIKVATYNIRKAVGLDQRRNPARIISVLNEIDADIITLQEVDRRFGARVSALPLAMLEAETSWMPVPLHFRPAAIGWHGNAILVRKGIEVRRAEPIEMPTLEPRGAVMAELSVAGHSLRVIGVHLDLSGLWRRKQVRALLAAIDACPRLMPTVMMGDFNQWSDSGALSELAFHHHRLVQTPKSFHTARPVARLDRIVVSHDIQVTEADCHVSPLSKQASDHLPVWAALHIG; translated from the coding sequence ATGAGCCATGCGATCAAGGTGGCGACCTATAATATACGCAAGGCGGTTGGGTTGGACCAACGCCGCAATCCGGCGCGCATCATCAGCGTGCTGAACGAGATCGACGCGGACATCATTACTTTGCAGGAAGTGGACCGCCGTTTCGGTGCGCGGGTGAGCGCGCTTCCTCTGGCCATGCTGGAGGCGGAAACATCGTGGATGCCGGTGCCCCTGCACTTTCGTCCGGCTGCCATCGGCTGGCACGGCAACGCCATATTGGTCCGCAAGGGGATCGAAGTGCGGCGCGCGGAGCCCATCGAAATGCCGACCCTCGAACCTCGCGGAGCGGTGATGGCGGAGCTGTCGGTTGCGGGACATTCCTTGCGCGTCATTGGCGTCCATCTCGACCTTTCGGGGCTTTGGCGGCGCAAGCAGGTACGGGCACTGCTGGCCGCGATTGATGCCTGTCCCCGGCTGATGCCCACGGTCATGATGGGCGATTTCAACCAATGGTCGGACAGCGGTGCCTTGAGCGAGCTGGCCTTTCATCACCATCGTCTGGTTCAAACCCCCAAAAGCTTCCACACGGCCCGCCCCGTGGCGCGGCTGGACCGGATCGTGGTGAGCCATGATATTCAGGTGACAGAGGCGGATTGCCATGTCTCGCCGCTCTCCAAACAGGCATCGGACCATCTGCCCGTTTGGGCGGCACTGCACATAGGCTAA
- a CDS encoding P-II family nitrogen regulator: MKYIIAVIKPHKLDPVREALTALGVSGMTVTEVKGFGRQKGQTEIYRGAEYETNMVPKVKIEIACATDQAPAVIEAIQHAAETGAIGDGKIFEFELAGALRIRTGDTNETAL; encoded by the coding sequence ATGAAATATATTATAGCAGTGATAAAGCCGCACAAGCTTGACCCGGTCCGCGAAGCGCTGACCGCGCTTGGTGTGTCGGGCATGACAGTGACCGAGGTCAAAGGCTTTGGCCGTCAAAAGGGCCAGACCGAAATCTACCGCGGCGCGGAATATGAAACCAACATGGTACCCAAGGTGAAGATCGAGATTGCCTGTGCAACCGATCAGGCACCTGCGGTGATCGAAGCCATCCAGCATGCCGCCGAAACCGGCGCAATTGGCGATGGCAAGATTTTCGAATTCGAGCTTGCCGGTGCGTTACGCATCCGGACCGGCGACACTAACGAAACCGCGCTCTGA
- a CDS encoding ammonium transporter encodes MSKTLKFIGAAGATLFAALPAFAQEAAEAVADGAAAATAAVAEGPIKAPTVEQMATMVDKGDTTWMLISSALVLLMSIPALALFYGGLVRTKNMLSLLMQVFMIVSVAALVWVSYGYSLAFTSGGPFIGGLSKAFLAGVDATTFAATFSNNVYIPEYAFVIFQMTFACITPALIVGAFAERIKFTPLMIFTVLWLTFAYFPIAHMVWYWAGPDFLVDAPTDYGLLWGMGALDFAGGTVVHINAGIAGLVGCLIVGKRVGYGKEATPPHSLTMTMIGASLLWVGWFGFNAGSNLEANGLAALAFINTFVATAAAAVAWCIIEQLHHGKPSLLGAVTGAVAGLVAITPASGFAAPMTSILLGFVASAVCYLFVAVVKNKLKYDDTLDVFGVHGIGGIVGAIGTGIVADPSLGGQGFFDYTVFPAVPGTYDMAAQVITQIKAVGITVAWTAVVSAVLFYGLKFTTGLRPTEEAEREGLDLSSHGERAYNY; translated from the coding sequence ATGTCCAAAACACTCAAATTCATAGGCGCGGCGGGGGCGACATTGTTCGCTGCTCTGCCCGCCTTTGCACAGGAGGCTGCCGAAGCAGTAGCCGATGGTGCCGCGGCAGCGACTGCCGCAGTTGCCGAAGGTCCCATCAAGGCTCCTACAGTCGAGCAGATGGCGACGATGGTCGACAAGGGCGACACCACATGGATGCTGATCAGCTCCGCGCTGGTCCTGCTGATGTCGATCCCTGCACTTGCGCTCTTCTACGGCGGCCTTGTCCGCACCAAGAATATGCTCAGCCTGCTGATGCAGGTGTTCATGATCGTTTCGGTCGCGGCGCTTGTCTGGGTCAGCTACGGCTACAGCCTTGCCTTCACCAGCGGCGGTCCGTTCATCGGCGGCCTCTCCAAGGCGTTTCTGGCGGGTGTCGACGCAACGACCTTTGCGGCCACCTTCAGCAACAATGTCTACATTCCGGAATATGCCTTCGTCATTTTCCAGATGACCTTTGCCTGCATCACGCCGGCGCTGATCGTCGGAGCCTTTGCGGAGCGTATCAAGTTCACGCCGTTGATGATCTTCACCGTGCTGTGGCTGACCTTCGCTTACTTCCCGATCGCGCACATGGTATGGTATTGGGCCGGCCCGGACTTCCTGGTTGATGCACCGACCGACTATGGTCTGCTGTGGGGCATGGGCGCTCTGGACTTTGCAGGCGGCACGGTTGTCCACATCAACGCCGGTATCGCCGGTCTCGTCGGATGCCTCATCGTTGGCAAGCGCGTCGGCTATGGCAAGGAAGCTACACCTCCGCACAGCCTGACCATGACCATGATCGGCGCCTCGCTTCTGTGGGTGGGCTGGTTCGGCTTCAACGCTGGTTCGAACCTCGAAGCCAATGGCCTTGCGGCTCTCGCCTTCATCAACACCTTTGTTGCTACGGCGGCCGCTGCCGTTGCATGGTGCATCATCGAACAACTGCACCATGGCAAGCCTTCGCTTCTCGGCGCGGTGACAGGTGCTGTTGCAGGTCTGGTTGCGATTACACCGGCCAGCGGATTTGCAGCACCTATGACGTCGATCCTGCTCGGCTTCGTTGCATCGGCGGTCTGCTACCTCTTCGTAGCGGTTGTGAAGAACAAGCTGAAATATGACGACACGCTCGACGTCTTCGGCGTGCACGGCATTGGCGGTATCGTCGGCGCTATCGGCACCGGTATCGTTGCTGACCCGTCGCTGGGTGGTCAGGGCTTCTTCGACTACACCGTGTTCCCGGCCGTGCCCGGAACCTACGACATGGCCGCACAGGTTATCACGCAGATCAAGGCAGTGGGTATCACCGTGGCATGGACCGCCGTTGTTTCGGCAGTGCTGTTCTACGGTCTGAAGTTCACCACCGGCCTGCGTCCGACCGAAGAAGCGGAACGCGAAGGTCTCGACCTCTCCAGCCATGGAGAACGCGCCTACAATTATTGA
- a CDS encoding bactofilin family protein — MRNNSGHTFSIIASDVEIVGNLNARVDLHIDGKIQGDVTCGNLVQGEGSIIAGKVIAESARLSGSVEGSIEANDLVIESTARITGDVVYTNLTIAPGGQIEGKFRHKSSGGAPSISRTTVDISKVADPLILGTEAKVA; from the coding sequence GTGCGTAACAATTCCGGTCACACCTTTTCCATCATCGCATCCGATGTCGAAATCGTCGGCAACCTGAACGCCCGCGTCGACCTGCATATTGATGGCAAGATCCAGGGCGATGTGACCTGCGGCAATCTCGTCCAGGGCGAGGGCAGCATCATTGCAGGGAAGGTCATCGCCGAATCCGCGCGCCTGTCGGGCAGCGTGGAAGGATCGATCGAAGCCAATGATTTGGTGATTGAATCGACCGCCCGCATTACCGGCGATGTCGTCTACACCAACCTGACCATCGCACCCGGTGGCCAGATCGAAGGCAAGTTCCGGCACAAGTCCTCCGGCGGTGCACCTAGCATCAGCCGCACGACCGTCGACATCAGCAAGGTGGCCGACCCGTTGATCCTGGGCACGGAAGCCAAGGTCGCTTAA
- a CDS encoding M23 family metallopeptidase: MSLQTRLTGWKSQIAGWFIDREFFMRANGQVRFLKISAQLQRRVAGVTAFIVGAWLIVTLGMAVNQVSVSIERMALNEKEAKVESAEERVANYRGSIDEVTKDLERRQKMLESLSDQYLDEIPAAAATGTDAAAQDDKTVKTISALVPEAAGLARIEARQIRFAELMTKVAQARTQKAEAAIRQFGLNPDFLARQATSAQGGPFESFFGSSKKDVRDPRFTKLAMSLGRMDAMERALAAIPTSMPAAVMMMSSGFGYRSDPFTGAGAMHNGLDFKGPIGTPILAAADGRITHAGSQGGYGNTIEITHANGLVTRYAHLSGFNVKLGQKVARGAQIARMGSTGRSTGSHLHFEVRLNGQAINPRKFLEANPDVLEVQSVAGIRADTSTKE, encoded by the coding sequence GTGTCGCTACAGACCAGATTGACTGGCTGGAAAAGCCAGATCGCTGGATGGTTTATTGACCGCGAATTTTTCATGCGGGCCAATGGCCAAGTCCGGTTTTTGAAGATTTCCGCACAACTGCAACGCCGCGTTGCAGGGGTGACCGCTTTTATCGTGGGCGCGTGGCTGATCGTCACGCTGGGCATGGCCGTGAACCAGGTCAGCGTGTCCATCGAACGGATGGCGCTGAACGAAAAAGAGGCCAAGGTCGAATCCGCCGAGGAACGCGTGGCCAACTACCGTGGTTCCATCGACGAGGTGACCAAGGACCTCGAGCGTCGCCAGAAAATGCTGGAAAGCCTGAGCGACCAGTATCTCGACGAAATTCCCGCAGCAGCCGCGACCGGCACCGATGCCGCAGCACAAGACGATAAAACCGTCAAAACCATCAGCGCCCTCGTTCCCGAAGCCGCCGGCCTGGCCCGCATCGAAGCGCGGCAGATCCGCTTTGCCGAATTGATGACAAAGGTCGCACAGGCCCGCACACAAAAGGCCGAGGCCGCGATCCGCCAGTTCGGCCTAAACCCCGACTTTTTGGCGCGGCAGGCCACCAGCGCACAGGGTGGTCCGTTCGAATCCTTCTTTGGCAGCTCCAAAAAGGATGTCCGCGATCCGCGCTTCACCAAGCTTGCGATGTCGCTTGGCCGGATGGACGCCATGGAGCGTGCCTTGGCCGCTATTCCAACCTCCATGCCCGCCGCCGTCATGATGATGTCGAGCGGCTTTGGCTATCGTAGCGATCCGTTCACCGGCGCAGGCGCGATGCACAATGGTCTTGATTTCAAAGGCCCCATTGGAACACCCATCTTGGCCGCCGCCGATGGCCGCATAACGCATGCGGGATCACAAGGTGGCTATGGAAATACGATCGAAATCACGCACGCTAATGGTTTGGTAACCCGTTATGCCCACTTGTCTGGATTTAACGTCAAGCTTGGCCAGAAGGTCGCGCGTGGCGCGCAAATCGCGCGGATGGGCAGCACAGGTCGTTCGACCGGCAGCCATCTGCATTTCGAGGTCCGCCTGAACGGTCAGGCTATTAACCCACGGAAGTTTTTGGAGGCTAACCCTGATGTTCTCGAAGTCCAAAGCGTCGCCGGAATCCGTGCAGACACCAGCACAAAGGAATAA
- a CDS encoding glutamate-5-semialdehyde dehydrogenase, whose translation MTAEHPIPDQLIAEMTAKARAAARVLALATDAAKAAALKAAAAALRQESQGIIAANALDMEAGAKAGLSAAMLDRLKLDEGRLAAVADAIDQVAVLDDPVGDVIDSRTQPNGLVMRRVRIPIGVLGIIYESRPNVTADAAALGLRAGNAVILRGGSEAVHSNRAIHKAMVSGIVEAGLPADAVQLVPTQDRAAVGAMLRAQGAIDMIIPRGGKSLVARVQDEARVPVLAHLDGINHIYVHKDADPAMANAIIVNAKMRRTGICGAAETLLIDQDYPAPADLIAALLETGCEVRADEALMELDPRTVSADDADWDTEYLDSVISACLVGGLDEAMDHIARHGSHHTDAIITNDDAVAARFLAEVDSAIVMHNASTQYADGGEFGLGAEIGIATGRLHARGPVALEGLTTYKWLVHGQGQTRP comes from the coding sequence ATGACTGCCGAGCACCCTATTCCGGACCAGCTGATCGCCGAGATGACGGCGAAGGCGCGCGCTGCGGCGAGGGTGCTTGCGCTGGCGACCGACGCGGCCAAGGCTGCCGCGCTGAAGGCAGCGGCGGCGGCGCTGCGGCAGGAAAGCCAAGGCATCATTGCGGCGAACGCGCTGGATATGGAAGCGGGGGCAAAGGCAGGCCTCTCGGCCGCGATGCTGGACCGGCTGAAACTGGACGAAGGTCGTCTTGCTGCGGTTGCCGATGCGATTGATCAAGTAGCCGTTCTGGATGATCCCGTGGGCGACGTGATCGACAGTCGCACCCAACCCAATGGCCTTGTCATGCGCCGCGTGCGCATCCCCATCGGTGTCTTGGGCATCATTTATGAAAGCCGTCCCAATGTAACTGCGGATGCCGCTGCACTCGGACTGCGGGCCGGGAACGCTGTCATCCTGCGTGGTGGAAGCGAGGCGGTGCACAGCAACCGTGCGATCCACAAGGCGATGGTATCCGGCATCGTCGAAGCAGGCTTGCCCGCCGATGCCGTCCAACTGGTCCCGACGCAGGATCGTGCGGCGGTTGGCGCGATGCTGCGCGCGCAGGGTGCCATTGACATGATCATTCCGCGCGGCGGCAAATCGCTCGTGGCGCGGGTGCAGGACGAGGCGCGGGTTCCCGTGCTGGCGCATCTCGACGGTATCAACCACATCTATGTGCACAAGGATGCCGACCCGGCGATGGCTAACGCCATCATCGTCAACGCAAAGATGCGGCGCACGGGCATTTGCGGCGCTGCAGAGACGTTGCTGATCGATCAGGATTATCCCGCGCCTGCCGACCTGATCGCGGCGCTGCTCGAAACCGGCTGCGAAGTCCGGGCCGACGAAGCGCTGATGGAACTCGATCCGCGCACGGTGTCTGCCGACGATGCCGATTGGGATACCGAATATCTCGATTCGGTCATATCGGCCTGTCTGGTGGGCGGCCTTGATGAGGCGATGGACCATATCGCCCGACATGGGTCACATCATACCGACGCGATCATCACCAACGATGACGCGGTTGCTGCACGGTTCCTCGCCGAAGTCGACAGCGCCATCGTCATGCACAATGCCTCGACCCAATATGCCGATGGCGGTGAATTCGGGCTGGGCGCGGAAATAGGCATCGCCACCGGACGGCTGCATGCGCGCGGTCCCGTAGCACTGGAAGGTTTGACCACCTATAAATGGCTGGTGCACGGCCAAGGGCAAACACGGCCTTGA
- a CDS encoding nicotinate-nucleotide adenylyltransferase, which translates to MAGARPRANTALKTIGLMGGSFNPAHGGHRDISLFAIDALDLDEYWWLVSPGNPLKPKAGMAPLVARLGSAQVQARRSPIKATAIERELGTVYTIDTLRKIVAKYPKIRFIWIMGADNLLQFHHWRQWRDIARLMPIAVIARPGYDAKAVAGPAMAWFRRFVRRPDQRHHWTRWSTPALVFLRFRPDPRSATAIRRADPHWYQRFSGTGARDGVTHKIVL; encoded by the coding sequence ATGGCTGGTGCACGGCCAAGGGCAAACACGGCCTTGAAAACCATCGGCCTGATGGGCGGTTCGTTCAATCCGGCGCATGGCGGGCATCGGGATATCAGCCTGTTTGCTATCGATGCGCTGGACCTCGACGAATATTGGTGGCTGGTCTCGCCCGGCAATCCGTTAAAGCCGAAAGCAGGGATGGCCCCGCTAGTGGCGCGGTTGGGGTCTGCGCAGGTGCAAGCGCGGCGCAGTCCGATAAAGGCGACCGCAATCGAGCGTGAATTGGGCACGGTTTATACCATCGATACGCTGCGTAAGATCGTCGCAAAATATCCGAAAATACGGTTCATCTGGATCATGGGCGCGGATAATTTGTTGCAATTTCATCACTGGCGGCAGTGGAGAGATATAGCGCGATTGATGCCGATTGCAGTTATCGCAAGACCCGGCTATGATGCAAAGGCTGTTGCGGGTCCCGCAATGGCCTGGTTCAGGCGGTTTGTCCGGCGTCCGGACCAGCGTCATCACTGGACAAGATGGAGTACGCCAGCGCTTGTCTTTTTGCGCTTTCGTCCAGATCCTCGTTCGGCAACCGCAATTCGCCGCGCCGACCCTCATTGGTATCAGCGATTTTCAGGAACTGGCGCACGTGATGGCGTCACCCATAAAATTGTTCTGTAA
- the rsfS gene encoding ribosome silencing factor codes for MDSASVPTAAKAKGPVLSPEKLHELILKSLDDDQAQDVVSIPLEGKSNIADHMVVASGRSSRQVASMAQKLAERIKQAGRHARIEGLPSADWVLIDAEDVIVHLFRPEVRSFYNLERMWAFGDAPETASA; via the coding sequence ATAGATTCCGCTTCCGTCCCCACCGCCGCCAAGGCCAAGGGACCCGTATTGAGCCCTGAAAAGCTCCACGAACTCATCCTAAAGTCGCTCGACGATGATCAGGCGCAGGACGTTGTCTCGATTCCCCTCGAAGGAAAAAGCAACATCGCCGACCATATGGTCGTCGCTTCCGGTCGTTCGTCCCGGCAAGTGGCCTCCATGGCGCAGAAGCTTGCCGAGCGGATCAAGCAGGCTGGTCGCCATGCGCGAATCGAAGGACTGCCGTCTGCCGACTGGGTGCTGATCGATGCCGAAGATGTGATTGTGCACCTGTTCCGGCCGGAAGTGCGCAGCTTCTACAATCTGGAACGTATGTGGGCTTTCGGCGACGCGCCTGAAACCGCGTCGGCCTGA
- a CDS encoding 23S rRNA (pseudouridine(1915)-N(3))-methyltransferase RlmH, with the protein MRLHIIARGKIGRSPEAELVERYLKRISWPVKHSELPDRGGEVPAGDAPAKTILLDEKGEQLGSMEFARLLGKWQDEGVRETRFLIGAADGFSDAERETADKLIAFGKATWPHLMARAMLAEQLFRATAILANHPYHREG; encoded by the coding sequence ATGCGTTTGCACATCATTGCACGCGGGAAGATCGGCCGTTCGCCGGAAGCAGAGCTTGTTGAGCGTTATCTCAAGCGTATCAGCTGGCCGGTGAAACATAGCGAACTTCCCGACCGTGGCGGTGAAGTTCCGGCGGGGGATGCACCCGCCAAAACAATCCTTCTCGATGAAAAAGGCGAACAGCTGGGTTCCATGGAATTCGCGCGCCTGTTGGGAAAATGGCAGGATGAAGGGGTCCGCGAAACCCGCTTTCTGATTGGCGCAGCCGACGGATTTAGCGATGCCGAGCGCGAGACTGCAGATAAGCTGATTGCCTTTGGCAAAGCGACCTGGCCGCATTTGATGGCACGGGCGATGCTTGCCGAACAATTGTTCCGGGCAACCGCCATACTCGCCAACCATCCCTATCATCGCGAGGGATAG
- a CDS encoding murein hydrolase activator EnvC family protein, producing the protein MRFALTLTLLALAPVGFAATLMAQNAPTLGAQEQALRDAKLKAVRAERRSEMLRQEASNAASAADRIVAQRAVLSAEIAAAEAQIEAANARVAIISRRQRAQQKLLGKQSEPILRLNAALQQMTGRPTALMMAQPGHREDYIHVRAVMATVQPQIVQRTNALRQQIASQNELRSQELLALQTLSDARSRLTNRRTALARLEGNARGKADDFAANAAIEFERAIAQGERARDIVGRIDTERLGSVTAAELAALSGPALRLADDRQVEARARVYILPVRGKVVSGFNELNTTGYRERGMRLSVAPEAQIVAPAAGKVSFAGRYRSYGQIVILEHGNGWNSLITHLGTIKVAKGETVKQGSLLGLADRQTGEIGVELRKNGRVMDIAALLR; encoded by the coding sequence ATGCGCTTTGCCTTGACCCTGACGCTTCTGGCCCTTGCCCCCGTTGGATTTGCCGCCACGTTGATGGCGCAGAATGCACCGACCCTGGGTGCGCAGGAACAGGCGTTGCGTGATGCGAAGCTGAAGGCTGTGCGGGCGGAGCGCCGCAGCGAGATGTTGCGGCAAGAGGCCAGCAATGCCGCCAGCGCCGCCGACCGGATCGTTGCCCAGCGCGCCGTGCTGTCCGCCGAGATCGCCGCTGCCGAGGCGCAGATCGAAGCAGCAAATGCGCGGGTTGCCATCATCAGCCGCCGGCAACGTGCGCAGCAGAAACTGCTGGGCAAGCAAAGCGAACCGATATTGCGCCTGAACGCCGCGTTGCAGCAAATGACCGGACGCCCGACGGCACTGATGATGGCGCAGCCGGGGCATCGCGAAGATTATATCCATGTGCGTGCCGTGATGGCGACGGTGCAGCCCCAGATCGTGCAGCGCACCAACGCCTTGCGCCAGCAAATCGCAAGCCAGAACGAACTGCGTTCGCAGGAGTTGCTCGCCCTGCAAACATTGAGCGACGCGCGCAGCCGCCTGACGAATCGCAGGACGGCTTTGGCACGCCTTGAAGGGAATGCGCGCGGCAAGGCTGATGATTTTGCCGCCAACGCTGCCATCGAGTTTGAAAGGGCGATTGCCCAGGGGGAGCGGGCGCGGGACATTGTCGGGCGTATTGATACTGAACGGCTCGGGAGCGTGACTGCAGCGGAACTAGCCGCCTTGTCGGGGCCTGCGCTGCGTCTCGCCGATGACCGGCAGGTGGAGGCACGGGCGCGTGTCTATATTCTGCCTGTGCGGGGTAAAGTGGTCTCCGGTTTCAATGAACTCAATACAACCGGATATCGCGAGCGTGGCATGCGCCTCTCGGTTGCACCCGAGGCGCAGATTGTAGCTCCTGCTGCGGGTAAGGTTTCCTTTGCCGGACGCTACCGCAGCTATGGCCAGATTGTCATATTGGAACATGGCAATGGCTGGAACAGCCTGATCACCCATTTGGGAACCATAAAGGTGGCCAAGGGCGAAACGGTCAAGCAAGGCAGCCTTCTGGGTCTGGCCGACAGGCAAACAGGCGAAATTGGCGTGGAACTACGCAAGAACGGCCGCGTTATGGATATTGCCGCGCTGCTGCGCTGA